The Maniola hyperantus chromosome 9, iAphHyp1.2, whole genome shotgun sequence genome includes a region encoding these proteins:
- the LOC117985231 gene encoding putative leucine-rich repeat-containing protein DDB_G0290503: MLKRFLVLSLLTQRILISSEPEVNEETENTRATRQLNFGDCCPCPGQDSFQDSSANSLIDTISVTDDTSGPCRVTSDSEAASSIFRPSFRAAQPNIRPVSKKEEPKPLLNPEVDLASSVLETLREVTDQEYQEALVRDAARSVLQFMDPELPKPEQRNVVNIIVSPNDDNNGDIMSEATEMQESTCVLPSLNTNNNLDSLRLQPSTNLLKQILTPPKFSSNNILNRNRFEIDGSASSTQERMATPLKNNIMENLKTRLNLLNLTPFSNTDNRDLLTSPNILQKFYLKKNITDRILSQNKPTIDVISKSPNNVNELFATNAAGVTKIHMDPDEVPDFKKNATASFDNSSRKLKVSAGDILQNNVCTETVSEPNLSVKENSEYSDEIPSSSKVIEIKNQDIKENPNVIIQENEADKVSDMDADTNNLIPSTLESVTKPNSFPENVEEASEEITEDVVDLQFNNLETENTTRHSENIKDMESEPSMNRNIVTNLPVTVASPEFISTSEDESKIRNAYPITSKDVRDQEPLSCLTSAERDVVESKIHTLPNNIKSDIFRTLESFKKANAKIQQKLRYNVQDALQLVIANEHLHSPSQTVIEPLSEIRASSVELPQNNANTSDGKSMSTQDLQNMSDSLLELSSLKDNAETSTRSVIKEECVKDLENKPVEFEKMSYIDNVITTPTSLNENNDIVNLKNENLILNVKDQHLNHKNDKLQENLSKNNIIAKNSNPSIMKNEDNEMTAQPSNSVLNRIYQQDLDPPTLELLQRDFIVQPEDNSRPLEGIKHFFNSFRALGADRSTNDYSKSVFFDNQPLFRSSFGKTIDSSKSFSNGNTPKFCSDSNLSSNIAKVASPNSLNLNSLRSNLPYSDDEADVLGFASEKVPHLTNLKNIVRNNLKNGLNPVYKTIETPKVLQDTFSSITPRLAESFKYHTNNALKTFRDTLDVAREEPFSIKKNNLLGKSLINPDNLFGTVLKTHEDFNDKIQAFHSDLNRRLSSISSRTSPDSSRLLWTPTKLKNRPGSHDIASKNTAAMQFKTKSPTMKNTLLSKNIPSIETNKKKSTDLATRSNRANILRSNIKEKLGISPHQKDLGSKKAPIAINPPKSILTTKHPLKSNMKLKPLKENKVTISFATTSIRPDILKSRSKPTLPTDSLRSKYVGDSAKFPKLSKSLQDNKKPTLQSKLKSNDPKVLASEISMSRAVSPETISQEVSSLEESERLYDGNINYDDRRPIDISESNRRKIMLRSKLRRPFTTAITSDGTNKNDKVLSSKQKENLLDATQSASNNIDTSISASTFVEERLKNNNQSFKCKMVCIQDILDSTDTYKLK, encoded by the exons ATGTTGAAGCGGTTCCTTGTGCTGTCGTTGTTAACGCAACGTATTTTG atatcaTCCGAACCAGAGGTAAATGAAGAAACTGAAAATACACGTGCAACCAGACAACTGAATTTTGGCGATTGCTGCCCGTGTCCAGGGCAAGATTCATTTCAGGATAGTTCAGCTAATTCTCTTATAGATACAATATCAGTAACAGATGACACCAGTGGGCCATGCAGGGTGACTTCGGATTCTGAAGCCGCTTCATCCATCTTCCGTCCATCCTTCAGAGCAGCACAACCAAATATAAG ACCTGTGTCGAAAAAAGAAGAGCCAAAACCTCTTTTGAATCCAGAAGTAGACCTTGCATCATCAGTTTTAGAAACTTTACGAGAAGTTACAGACCAAGAGTATCAGGAAGCATTGGTCAGAGATGCTGCAAGAAGCGTTTTACAATTTATGGACCCAGAACTGCCAAAACCTGAACAAAGAAATGTAGTTAACATTATTGTAAGCCCTAATGACGATAATAATGGTGACATCATGTCAGAGGCTACAGAAATGCAAGAAAGTACTTGTGTCCTCCCTtctttaaatacaaataacaaCTTAGACAGTTTGCGACTACAGCCTTCAACGAATTTACTGAAGCAGATTTTGACTCCACCGAAATTTtcaagtaataatattttaaatagaaatcgtttcgAAATTGATGGCAGTGCTAGTAGCACCCAAGAACGAATGGCAACAcctttgaaaaataatattatggaaaattTGAAAACTAGATTAAATTTGTTAAATTTAACACCATTTTCAAACACTGACAACAGGGATTTGCTAACTTCACCAAACATTCTGCAaaaattctatttaaaaaagaatattacagACCGTATCCTTTCGCAAAATAAACCAACAATAGATGTGATATCGAAGTCTCCAAATAATGTTAACGAACTTTTTGCAACGAACGCTGCAGGTGTTACAAAAATTCATATGGACCCAGATGAGGTGCCTGACTTTAAGAAAAATGCTACTGCATCATTCGATAATAGCTCAAGAAAACTGAAAGTATCCGCTGGAGACATACTTCAAAACAATGTCTGTACAGAAACTGTTAGTGAGCCAAACTTATCCGTTAAAGAGAATTCAGAATATTCTGATGAAATTCCAAGTTCTTCGAAAgttattgaaattaaaaatcaagacaTTAAAGAAAACCCGAATGTTATCATACAAGAAAATGAGGCTGATAAAGTATCGGATATGGATGCAGACACAAACAACTTAATTCCTAGTACCTTAGAATCTGTAACTAAACCAAATAGCTTTCCCGAGAACGTGGAAGAAGCCTCAGAAGAAATTACAGAAGATGTTGTAGACttacaatttaataatttagaaaCTGAGAATACTACGAGACATTCGGAAAATATTAAAGATATGGAATCCGAACCAAGTATGAATAGAAATATAGTCACAAATTTGCCAGTTACAGTCGCCAGTCCAGAATTCATATCTACCTCTGAAGAtgaaagcaaaataagaaatgCTTATCCCATTACTTCAAAAGATGTAAGAGATCAAGAACCTTTATCTTGTTTAACTTCTGCAGAAAGAGATGTGGTTGAATCTAAAATTCATACTTTGccaaataatattaaatcagACATTTTTAGAACACTAGAAAGTTTTAAAAAGGCAAACGCAAAAATTCAGCAAAAATTAAGATACAATGTACAAGATGCTTTACAGCTAGTTATTGCTAATGAGCATCTCCACTCACCATCTCAAACAGTCATTGAACCTTTAAGTGAAATACGCGCTTCTTCTGTGGAACTACCACAAAATAATGCAAACACAAGTGACGGAAAAAGTATGAGTACTCAAGATTTGCAAAATATGTCAGATTCATTACTTGAGCTCAGCTCTTTAAAAGATAACGCTGAAACATCGACGAGGTCTGTTATTAAGGAAGAGTGTGTTAAGGACTTGGAAAATAAACCTGTCGAATTTGAAAAAATGTCTTATATTGATAACGTGATCACTACACCGACTTCTCTGAACGAGAATAATGATATAGTGAACTTAAAAAATGAGaacttaattttaaatgttaaaGACCAACACTTAAATCATAAAAATGATAAACTTCAAGAAAATTTAtctaaaaacaatattatagcAAAGAACTCTAATCCTAGTATCATGAAAAATGAGGATAATGAAATGACTGCTCAACCTAGTAATTCAGTTTTGAATCGCATATATCAGCAAGATTTAGATCCACCCACATTGGAATTGTTACAAAGGGATTTTATTGTACAACCTGAAGATAATTCAAGGCCTCTTGAgggtataaaacatttttttaatagctTCAGGGCTCTAGGTGCAGATCGATCCACAAATGATTACAGTAAATCGGTATTTTTTGATAATCAGCCATTGTTTAGATCTAGTTTCGGTAAAACTATCGACTCTTCAAAAAGCTTCAGCAATGGTAATACACCAAAATTTTGCTCAGATTCTAATTTAAGTTCAAACATAGCTAAAGTAGCAAGTCCAAATTCTCTAAATTTAAATTCATTGCGTTCAAACCTTCCATATTCAGATGATGAAGCAGATGTATTGGGCTTCGCATCAGAAAAAGTACCACATcttactaatttaaaaaacatagttagaaataacttaaaaaatggaTTAAATCCTGTGTATAAAACTATAGAAACGCCAAAGGTGCTTCAAGATACATTTTCTTCTATAACTCCAAGACTTGCTGAGAGTTTCAAATATCACACAAATAATGCTTTAAAAACTTTTCGAGATACGTTAGATGTGGCCCGTGAAGAACCATTTAGTATCAAAAAGAATAATTTGTTGGGTAAATCCCTAATAAATCCTGATAATTTATTTGGAACTGTTTTAAAAACCCATGAAGATTTTAACGATAAAATACAAGCTTTTCACTCTGATCTCAATAGAAGACTTAGTTCCATATCCTCACGAACATCACCTGATAGTTCTCGATTATTATGGACTCCAACCAAGTTGAAAAATAGGCCTGGATCACACGACATAGCAAGTAAGAATACTGCAGCAATGCAATTCAAAACAAAATCACCCACTATGAAAAATACACTACTATCAAAAAATATACCAAGCATTGAAACGAACAAAAAGAAATCAACTGATTTAGCTACCAGATCAAATAGAGCTAATATCCTTAGATCCAACATTAAGGAAAAATTAGGTATTTCACCACATCAAAAAGATTTAGGTTCTAAAAAAGCACCTATTGCCATTAACCCTCCTAAAAGTATTTTAACTACAAAACATCCACTAAAAAGTAATATGAAATTAAAGCCactaaaagaaaataaagtaaCAATATCTTTTGCTACGACATCAATACGTCCCGATATCTTAAAATCAAGGTCTAAACCCACACTTCCAACGGATTCTCTTAGATCTAAGTATGTAGGTGATTCAGCAAAATTTCCCAAACTATCGAAAAGTTTACAGgataataaaaaaccaacaTTGCAGTCGAAATTGAAATCTAATGACCCAAAGGTTTTAGCAAGCGAAATTTCTATGTCGAGAGCAGTAAGTCCTGAAACAATATCACAAGAGGTCTCTTCTCTCGAGGAATCGGAAAGATTGTATGATGGAAATATAAATTATGATGATAGACGTCCCATAGATATTTCAGAATCAAATAGAAGAAAAATTATGTTACGTTCAAAATTAAGAAGACCTTTTACAACTGCAATCACAAGTGATGGCACGAACAAGAATGATAAAGTGCTATCATctaaacaaaaagaaaatttattagATGCAACTCAATCCGCTTCGAATAATATTGATACAAGTATATCTGCATCTACTTTTGTAGAAgaaagattaaaaaataataaccaaTCGTTCAAATGCAAAATGGTTTGTATTCAAGATATTTTAGATTCAACAGATACCTATAAACTTAAATAG